A genomic region of Mus musculus strain C57BL/6J chromosome 7, GRCm38.p6 C57BL/6J contains the following coding sequences:
- the Nlrp6 gene encoding NACHT, LRR and PYD domains-containing protein 6 isoform X1, whose amino-acid sequence MYCPGAPCGECAMCDPGCFGGSGTGPIQVASVMITLLIPSVDAVARELLMATLEELSQEQLKRFRHKLRDAPLDGRSIPWGRLERSDAVDLVDKLIEFYEPVPAVEMTRQVLKRSDIRDVASRLKQQQLQKLGPTSVLLSVSAFKKKYREHVLRQHAKVKERNARSVKINKRFTKLLIAPGTGAVEDELLGPLGEPEPERARRSDTHTFNRLFRGNDEESSQPLTVVLQGPAGIGKTMAAKKILYDWAAGKLYHSQVDFAFFMPCGELLERPGKRSLADLVLDQCPDRAWPVKRILAQPNRLLFILDGADELPTLPSSEATPCKDPLEATSGLRVLSGLLSQELLPGARLLVTTRHAATGRLQGRLCSPQCAEIRGFSDKDKKKYFFKFFRDERKAERAYRFVKENETLFALCFVPFVCWIVCTVLQQQLELGRDLSRTSKTTTSVYLLFITSMLKSAGTNGPRVQGELRTLCRLAREGILDHHKAQFSEEDLEKLKLRGSQVQTIFLNKKEIPGVLKTEVTYQFIDQSFQEFLAALSYLLEAERTPGTPAGGVQKLLNSDAELRGHLALTTRFLFGLLNTEGLRDIGNHFGCVVPDHVKKDTLRWVQGQSHPKGPPVGAKKTAELEDIEDAEEEEEEEEDLNFGLELLYCLYETQEEDFVRQALSSLPEIVLERVRLTRMDLEVLNYCVQCCPDGQALRLVSCGLVAAKEKKKKKKSLVKRLKGSQSTKKQPPVSLLRPLCETMTTPKCHLSVLILSHCRLPDAVCRDLSEALKVAPALRELGLLQSRLTNTGLRLLCEGLAWPKCQVKTLRMQLPDLQEVINYLVIVLQQSPVLTTLDLSGCQLPGVIVEPLCAALKHPKCSLKTLSLTSVELSENSLRDLQAVKTSKPDLSIIYSK is encoded by the exons ATGTATTGCCCTGGGGCTCCATGTGGAGAATGTGCAATGTGTGACCCGGGGTGCTTTGGAGGTTCAGGGACAGGTCCTATTCAGGTCGCATCAGTGATGATAACCCTTCTCATCCCCAGCGTGGATGCAGTGGCAAGGGAGCTGCTTATGGCtacactggaggagctgagccaGGAGCAGCTGAAGCGCTTCCGCCACAAGCTAAGGGATGCGCCCCTGGATGGCCGCAGCATCCCGTGGGGGCGACTGGAGCGCTCAGACGCTGTGGACCTTGTCGACAAGCTCATTGAGTTCTATGAGCCAGTGCCAGCTGTAGAAATGACCCGGCAGGTCCTGAAGAGGTCGGATATTCGAGATGTGGCCTCGCGACTTAAGCAACAGCAGCTACAGA AGCTCGGCCCCACCTCGGTGCTTCTCTCCGTGTCAG CGTTCAAGAAGAAGTACCGCGAGCACGTGCTACGACAGCATGCTAAGGTGAAGGAGAGGAATGCTCGCTCTGTGAAGATCAACAAGCGCTTCACCAAGCTGCTCATCGCTCCGGGGACCGGCGCTGTGGAGGACGAGCTGCTGGGGCCGTTGGGGGAGCCGGAGCCCGAACGCGCTCGGCGCTCGGACACGCACACTTTTAATCGGCTCTTCCGGGGAAATGATGAAGAGAGCTCGCAGCCGCTGACCGTGGTGCTGCAGGGCCCGGCAGGCATCGGCAAAACCATGGCCGCCAAGAAAATCCTCTATGACTGGGCAGCAGGTAAGCTATACCACAGCCAGGTGGACTTTGCCTTCTTCATGCCGTGCGGCGAGCTGCTGGAGCGGCCGGGAAAGCGCAGCTTGGCGGACCTGGTGCTGGACCAGTGCCCGGACCGCGCTTGGCCAGTGAAGCGGATACTGGCGCAACCCAATCGCCTACTGTTCATCCTGGACGGTGCAGACGAGCTGCCTACTTTACCATCCTCAGAGGCCACTCCCTGCAAAGACCCTTTGGAGGCTACAAGTGGCTTGAGAGTGCTGAGCGGGCTGCTGAGCCAGGAGCTGTTACCAGGAGCTCGCTTGCTAGTGACTACACGCCATGCCGCTACAGGGAGGCTGCAGGGCAGATTGTGCTCGCCACAGTGCGCAGAAATACGCGGCTTCTcagacaaagacaaaaaaaagtatttcttcaAGTTCTTCCGGGACGAGAGGAAGGCAGAGCGCGCTTACCGCTTCGTGAAAGAGAACGAGACGCTGTTTGCACTGTGCTTTGTGCCCTTCGTGTGCTGGATCGTGTGCACAGTGCTGCAGCAGCAGCTAGAGCTGGGCCGGGATCTCTCTCGTACCTCCAAGACCACTACTTCTGTGTACCTGCTCTTCATCACCAGCATGCTGAAGTCTGCAGGCACCAATGGACCCCGGGTTCAGGGAGAGCTGAGAACGCTGTGTCGCCTGGCCAGGGAGGGCATCCTGGATCATCATAAAGCACAATTCTCAGAAGAGGACCTGGAGAAATTGAAGCTTCGGGGTTCCCAAGTTCAGACAATATTTCTCAACAAGAAAGAGATACCAGGAGTGCTAAAAACTGAGGTCACCTACCAGTTCATTGACCAGAGCTTCCAGGAGTTCTTGGCTGCATTGTCATACCTACTAGAAGCTGAGCGAACTCCGGGGACGCCCGCAGGCGGTGTGCAGAAGCTCCTGAACTCTGACGCGGAGCTACGTGGTCATCTTGCACTGACCACCCGATTCCTCTTTGGCCTGCTAAATACAGAGGGGCTTCGTGACATTGGAAACCATTTTGGCTGTGTGGTGCCAGATCATGTGAAAAAGGACACCCTGCGGTGGGTACAAGGACAGAGCCACCCCAAGGGGCCACCAGTAGGGGCAAAAAAGACTGCTGAGCTGGAGGACATCGAggacgcagaggaggaggaggaggaagaggaggacctcAATTTTGGACTGGAGCTGCTGTACTGCCTGTATGAGACACAGGAGGAGGATTTTGTTCGACAGGCTCTCAGCAGCCTTCCAGAGATAGTACTGGAGCGAGTCAGGTTGACCCGCATGGACCTTGAAGTTCTGAATTACTGCGTGCAGTGCTGCCCAGATGGCCAGGCTCTGAGACTGGTGAGCTGTGGGCTGGTGGCggcaaaggagaagaagaagaagaagaagagcctggTGAAGCGGCTGAAGGG CTCTCAAAGCACCAAGAAACAACCCCCAGTCTCCTTGCTGCGTCCACTCTGTGAGACAATGACTACCCCGAAATGTCATCTGAGTGTTCTGAT CTTGTCACACTGCAGACTCCCTGATGCAGTTTGCCGAGACCTTTCCGAGGCCCTGAAGGTAGCTCCTGCCCTAAGGGAGTTGGGCCTCCTCCAGAGCCGGCTCACCAACACAGGCCTGCGTTTACTGTGCGAAGGCCTGGCTTGGCCCAAGTGCCAGGTGAAGACACTCAG GATGCAGCTGCCTGACCTCCAAGAGGTGATCAATTACTTGGTCATCGTGCTCCAGCAGAGCCCAGTCCTGACCACTCTGGACCTCAGTGGCTGTCAGCTGCCTGGCGTCATTGTGGAACCTCTGTGTGCAGCCCTGAAGCACCCTAAATGCTCCCTAAAGACCCTCAG TCTGACCTCTGTGGAGCTGAGTGAGAACTCACTGAGGGATCTTCAAGCTGTGAAGACATCAAAGCCAGATCTGTCCATCATATATTCAAAATAA
- the Nlrp6 gene encoding NACHT, LRR and PYD domains-containing protein 6, with protein sequence MDAAGASCSSVDAVARELLMATLEELSQEQLKRFRHKLRDAPLDGRSIPWGRLERSDAVDLVDKLIEFYEPVPAVEMTRQVLKRSDIRDVASRLKQQQLQKLGPTSVLLSVSAFKKKYREHVLRQHAKVKERNARSVKINKRFTKLLIAPGTGAVEDELLGPLGEPEPERARRSDTHTFNRLFRGNDEESSQPLTVVLQGPAGIGKTMAAKKILYDWAAGKLYHSQVDFAFFMPCGELLERPGKRSLADLVLDQCPDRAWPVKRILAQPNRLLFILDGADELPTLPSSEATPCKDPLEATSGLRVLSGLLSQELLPGARLLVTTRHAATGRLQGRLCSPQCAEIRGFSDKDKKKYFFKFFRDERKAERAYRFVKENETLFALCFVPFVCWIVCTVLQQQLELGRDLSRTSKTTTSVYLLFITSMLKSAGTNGPRVQGELRTLCRLAREGILDHHKAQFSEEDLEKLKLRGSQVQTIFLNKKEIPGVLKTEVTYQFIDQSFQEFLAALSYLLEAERTPGTPAGGVQKLLNSDAELRGHLALTTRFLFGLLNTEGLRDIGNHFGCVVPDHVKKDTLRWVQGQSHPKGPPVGAKKTAELEDIEDAEEEEEEEEDLNFGLELLYCLYETQEEDFVRQALSSLPEIVLERVRLTRMDLEVLNYCVQCCPDGQALRLVSCGLVAAKEKKKKKKSLVKRLKGSQSTKKQPPVSLLRPLCETMTTPKCHLSVLILSHCRLPDAVCRDLSEALKVAPALRELGLLQSRLTNTGLRLLCEGLAWPKCQVKTLRMQLPDLQEVINYLVIVLQQSPVLTTLDLSGCQLPGVIVEPLCAALKHPKCSLKTLSLTSVELSENSLRDLQAVKTSKPDLSIIYSK encoded by the exons CGTGGATGCAGTGGCAAGGGAGCTGCTTATGGCtacactggaggagctgagccaGGAGCAGCTGAAGCGCTTCCGCCACAAGCTAAGGGATGCGCCCCTGGATGGCCGCAGCATCCCGTGGGGGCGACTGGAGCGCTCAGACGCTGTGGACCTTGTCGACAAGCTCATTGAGTTCTATGAGCCAGTGCCAGCTGTAGAAATGACCCGGCAGGTCCTGAAGAGGTCGGATATTCGAGATGTGGCCTCGCGACTTAAGCAACAGCAGCTACAGA AGCTCGGCCCCACCTCGGTGCTTCTCTCCGTGTCAG CGTTCAAGAAGAAGTACCGCGAGCACGTGCTACGACAGCATGCTAAGGTGAAGGAGAGGAATGCTCGCTCTGTGAAGATCAACAAGCGCTTCACCAAGCTGCTCATCGCTCCGGGGACCGGCGCTGTGGAGGACGAGCTGCTGGGGCCGTTGGGGGAGCCGGAGCCCGAACGCGCTCGGCGCTCGGACACGCACACTTTTAATCGGCTCTTCCGGGGAAATGATGAAGAGAGCTCGCAGCCGCTGACCGTGGTGCTGCAGGGCCCGGCAGGCATCGGCAAAACCATGGCCGCCAAGAAAATCCTCTATGACTGGGCAGCAGGTAAGCTATACCACAGCCAGGTGGACTTTGCCTTCTTCATGCCGTGCGGCGAGCTGCTGGAGCGGCCGGGAAAGCGCAGCTTGGCGGACCTGGTGCTGGACCAGTGCCCGGACCGCGCTTGGCCAGTGAAGCGGATACTGGCGCAACCCAATCGCCTACTGTTCATCCTGGACGGTGCAGACGAGCTGCCTACTTTACCATCCTCAGAGGCCACTCCCTGCAAAGACCCTTTGGAGGCTACAAGTGGCTTGAGAGTGCTGAGCGGGCTGCTGAGCCAGGAGCTGTTACCAGGAGCTCGCTTGCTAGTGACTACACGCCATGCCGCTACAGGGAGGCTGCAGGGCAGATTGTGCTCGCCACAGTGCGCAGAAATACGCGGCTTCTcagacaaagacaaaaaaaagtatttcttcaAGTTCTTCCGGGACGAGAGGAAGGCAGAGCGCGCTTACCGCTTCGTGAAAGAGAACGAGACGCTGTTTGCACTGTGCTTTGTGCCCTTCGTGTGCTGGATCGTGTGCACAGTGCTGCAGCAGCAGCTAGAGCTGGGCCGGGATCTCTCTCGTACCTCCAAGACCACTACTTCTGTGTACCTGCTCTTCATCACCAGCATGCTGAAGTCTGCAGGCACCAATGGACCCCGGGTTCAGGGAGAGCTGAGAACGCTGTGTCGCCTGGCCAGGGAGGGCATCCTGGATCATCATAAAGCACAATTCTCAGAAGAGGACCTGGAGAAATTGAAGCTTCGGGGTTCCCAAGTTCAGACAATATTTCTCAACAAGAAAGAGATACCAGGAGTGCTAAAAACTGAGGTCACCTACCAGTTCATTGACCAGAGCTTCCAGGAGTTCTTGGCTGCATTGTCATACCTACTAGAAGCTGAGCGAACTCCGGGGACGCCCGCAGGCGGTGTGCAGAAGCTCCTGAACTCTGACGCGGAGCTACGTGGTCATCTTGCACTGACCACCCGATTCCTCTTTGGCCTGCTAAATACAGAGGGGCTTCGTGACATTGGAAACCATTTTGGCTGTGTGGTGCCAGATCATGTGAAAAAGGACACCCTGCGGTGGGTACAAGGACAGAGCCACCCCAAGGGGCCACCAGTAGGGGCAAAAAAGACTGCTGAGCTGGAGGACATCGAggacgcagaggaggaggaggaggaagaggaggacctcAATTTTGGACTGGAGCTGCTGTACTGCCTGTATGAGACACAGGAGGAGGATTTTGTTCGACAGGCTCTCAGCAGCCTTCCAGAGATAGTACTGGAGCGAGTCAGGTTGACCCGCATGGACCTTGAAGTTCTGAATTACTGCGTGCAGTGCTGCCCAGATGGCCAGGCTCTGAGACTGGTGAGCTGTGGGCTGGTGGCggcaaaggagaagaagaagaagaagaagagcctggTGAAGCGGCTGAAGGG CTCTCAAAGCACCAAGAAACAACCCCCAGTCTCCTTGCTGCGTCCACTCTGTGAGACAATGACTACCCCGAAATGTCATCTGAGTGTTCTGAT CTTGTCACACTGCAGACTCCCTGATGCAGTTTGCCGAGACCTTTCCGAGGCCCTGAAGGTAGCTCCTGCCCTAAGGGAGTTGGGCCTCCTCCAGAGCCGGCTCACCAACACAGGCCTGCGTTTACTGTGCGAAGGCCTGGCTTGGCCCAAGTGCCAGGTGAAGACACTCAG GATGCAGCTGCCTGACCTCCAAGAGGTGATCAATTACTTGGTCATCGTGCTCCAGCAGAGCCCAGTCCTGACCACTCTGGACCTCAGTGGCTGTCAGCTGCCTGGCGTCATTGTGGAACCTCTGTGTGCAGCCCTGAAGCACCCTAAATGCTCCCTAAAGACCCTCAG TCTGACCTCTGTGGAGCTGAGTGAGAACTCACTGAGGGATCTTCAAGCTGTGAAGACATCAAAGCCAGATCTGTCCATCATATATTCAAAATAA